From Micromonospora nigra, one genomic window encodes:
- the ilvN gene encoding acetolactate synthase small subunit has product MTIHTLSVLVENKPGVLARVSGLFSRRGFNIDSLAVGETENPDVSRITIVVNAESSPLEQVTKQLNKLVNVLKIVELDPSTSVSRELLLVKVRADRNARAQVLETVNLFRARVVDVASDTLTIEATGTPDKLDALLRDLEPFGIKEMVQSGLVAIGRGSRSITAGPALRAA; this is encoded by the coding sequence ATGACCATTCACACTCTGTCCGTCCTCGTGGAGAACAAGCCGGGCGTGCTGGCCCGCGTCTCCGGGCTGTTCTCGCGGCGCGGCTTCAACATCGACAGTCTCGCCGTCGGCGAGACCGAGAACCCGGACGTCTCCCGCATCACCATCGTGGTCAACGCCGAGTCCTCACCGCTGGAACAGGTCACCAAGCAGCTCAACAAGCTGGTCAACGTACTCAAGATCGTCGAGCTGGACCCGTCGACCTCGGTCTCCCGGGAGTTGCTGCTGGTCAAGGTGCGCGCCGACCGCAACGCCCGCGCCCAGGTGCTCGAGACGGTCAACCTGTTCCGGGCCCGGGTGGTCGACGTCGCCTCCGACACGCTGACCATCGAGGCCACCGGCACACCCGACAAGCTCGACGCACTGCTGCGCGACCTCGAACCCTTCGGAATCAAGGAGATGGTCCAGTCCGGGCTCGTGGCGATCGGGCGCGGCTCGCGTTCCATCACCGCCGGCCCGGCACTGCGGGCCGCCTGA
- the ilvD gene encoding dihydroxy-acid dehydratase: MPELRSRTSTHGRTMAGARALWRATGMTDDDFGKPIVAIANSFTQFVPGHVHLKDMGGLVADAVAAAGGVGREFNTIAVDDGIAMGHGGMLYSLPSRELIADAVEYMVNAHCADALVCISNCDKITPGMLLAALRLNIPTVFVSGGPMEAGKTVAIEGVVHSKIDLIDAMIASSNEAVTDDQLGEIERSACPTCGSCSGMFTANSMNCLTEAVGLALPGNGSTLATHAARRSLFVEAGRTVVEIAKRWYDGDDASVLPRAVASRAAFENAVALDVAMGGSTNTILHLLAAAREAELDFTVADIDAISRRVPCLAKVAPNSPNYHMEDVHRAGGIPAILGELDRAGLLRRDVHAVHSPDLERWLADWDVRGGSATPQAVDLFHAAPGGVRTVEPFSTTNRWSSLDTDAADGCVRDLEHAYSADGGLAILSGNLAPDGCVVKTAGVPEECLTFRGPAKVYESQDDAVTAILAKQVVAGDVVVIRYEGPKGGPGMQEMLYPTSFLKGRGLGRACALLTDGRFSGGTSGLSIGHVSPEAASGGLIALVEPGDEIVIDIPNRSIELNVPADVLDARRVAQEKRDRPYTPVDRQRPVSAALRAYASMATSASDGAYRRVPE; this comes from the coding sequence ATGCCTGAGCTGCGGTCGAGGACCTCCACGCACGGTCGGACGATGGCCGGTGCCCGGGCCCTGTGGCGGGCCACCGGGATGACCGACGACGACTTCGGCAAGCCGATCGTCGCCATCGCGAACAGTTTCACCCAGTTCGTTCCGGGCCACGTCCACCTCAAGGACATGGGCGGCCTGGTGGCCGACGCGGTGGCCGCCGCCGGCGGGGTGGGCCGCGAGTTCAACACGATCGCCGTGGACGACGGCATCGCCATGGGCCACGGCGGCATGCTCTACTCCCTGCCCAGCCGGGAACTGATCGCCGACGCGGTCGAATACATGGTCAACGCGCACTGCGCGGACGCCCTGGTCTGCATCTCCAACTGCGACAAGATCACCCCTGGGATGCTGCTGGCCGCGCTACGGCTGAACATCCCGACGGTCTTCGTCTCCGGTGGCCCCATGGAGGCCGGCAAGACGGTGGCGATCGAGGGCGTGGTGCACTCGAAAATCGACCTGATCGACGCCATGATCGCGTCGTCCAACGAGGCCGTCACCGACGACCAGCTCGGCGAGATCGAACGCTCCGCCTGCCCCACCTGCGGCTCCTGCTCGGGGATGTTCACCGCCAACTCGATGAACTGCCTCACCGAGGCCGTCGGGCTGGCGCTGCCCGGCAACGGCTCGACCCTGGCCACCCACGCCGCGCGCCGGTCGCTGTTCGTCGAGGCCGGCCGCACCGTCGTCGAGATCGCCAAGCGGTGGTACGACGGCGACGACGCCTCCGTGCTGCCCCGGGCGGTCGCCAGCCGGGCCGCGTTCGAGAACGCCGTCGCCCTGGACGTGGCGATGGGCGGGTCCACCAACACGATCCTGCACCTGCTCGCCGCCGCCCGCGAGGCCGAACTGGACTTCACCGTCGCCGACATCGACGCGATCTCCCGCCGGGTGCCCTGCCTGGCCAAGGTCGCCCCGAACTCCCCGAACTACCACATGGAGGACGTGCACCGGGCCGGCGGCATCCCCGCCATCCTCGGCGAACTCGACCGCGCCGGCCTGCTGCGCCGGGACGTGCACGCCGTGCACTCCCCCGATCTGGAGCGCTGGCTCGCCGACTGGGACGTGCGCGGCGGCTCCGCCACCCCGCAGGCCGTCGACCTGTTCCACGCCGCGCCCGGCGGAGTGCGTACGGTCGAGCCGTTCTCCACCACCAACCGCTGGTCGTCACTGGACACCGACGCGGCCGACGGTTGCGTACGCGACCTCGAACACGCCTACAGCGCCGACGGCGGGCTGGCCATCCTGTCCGGCAACCTCGCCCCCGACGGCTGCGTGGTGAAGACCGCCGGGGTGCCCGAGGAGTGCCTGACCTTCCGCGGCCCGGCGAAGGTCTACGAGTCGCAGGACGACGCCGTCACCGCCATCCTCGCCAAGCAGGTCGTCGCCGGTGACGTCGTGGTGATCCGCTACGAGGGCCCGAAGGGCGGACCCGGCATGCAGGAGATGCTCTACCCCACCTCGTTCCTCAAGGGCCGAGGGCTGGGCCGGGCCTGCGCGCTGCTCACCGACGGCCGGTTCTCCGGCGGCACCTCGGGCCTGTCCATCGGGCACGTCTCCCCGGAGGCGGCCTCCGGCGGGCTGATCGCGCTGGTCGAGCCCGGCGACGAGATCGTCATCGACATCCCGAACCGGTCGATCGAGCTGAACGTGCCCGCCGACGTGCTGGACGCCCGCCGCGTCGCGCAGGAGAAGCGGGACCGCCCGTACACGCCGGTGGACCGGCAGCGGCCGGTGTCCGCGGCGCTGCGCGCGTACGCCTCGATGGCCACCTCGGCCAGCGACGGCGCGTACCGCCGCGTCCCGGAGTAG
- a CDS encoding DEAD/DEAH box helicase translates to MSEERLLDPVVLHHVVNSLGWSDLRPLQRASIGPLTRGDDALLLAPTAGGKTEAAVFPLLSRMAGQGWTGTSLLYLCPLKALLNNLLPRLERYAGWLGRGVALWHGDVATSARRAVLWQRPDILLTTPESLESMLVSVNVDHRLFFAGLRAVVVDEVHAFAGDDRGWHLLAVLERLTRVTGRPLQRVGLSATVGNPDELLTWLQGSGAGARPGSVVAPELATTPPAAEPAAPPPGQIELDHVGSLTNAATVISALHPGQKRLVFCESRQTVEELGQLLRERGTTTFLSHASLSADERRRSEQAFAEARDCVIVSTSTLELGIDVGDLDRVIQIDSPATVASFLQRLGRTGRRPGSIRNCLFLCRSAAELTRAAALLLLWGRGWVEPVVAPPEPRHIVAQQMMALCLQEHRVGDRLWPTAWNGLGPFGPGAEPIVRHLVDQGYLDGDGGLLFIGPEAERRFGRRHFTEMTAVFTGPPEFTVLHGRTELGRVDPSLLTEEVPGERRLLLGGRGWRVTYVDWRRRRCFVEPADGGGRARWTSSGWVGSGHALTRAMRDVLLGADPPVRLTARAKTRLAAERDERSALVHPGGSLIVRTDRGDLLWWTWAGLRANATLTATLGEVVDPVQRFDDHAIRLRENLTPREWRSLVADAAHRLCLPEVNDRALAGLKFSAALPERLARATLAARLADLPAAAAVLDEPVRFVTVSR, encoded by the coding sequence GTGAGCGAGGAACGTCTGCTCGACCCGGTCGTCCTGCACCACGTCGTCAACAGTCTCGGCTGGTCCGACCTGCGGCCCCTGCAACGCGCGTCGATCGGGCCCCTGACCCGGGGCGACGACGCGCTGCTGCTCGCCCCGACGGCCGGCGGGAAGACCGAGGCGGCCGTCTTCCCCCTGCTGTCCCGCATGGCCGGGCAGGGTTGGACCGGCACCTCGCTGCTCTACCTCTGCCCGTTGAAGGCGCTGCTCAACAACCTGCTGCCCCGACTCGAGCGGTACGCCGGCTGGCTGGGACGCGGTGTGGCGCTGTGGCACGGCGACGTCGCCACGTCCGCCCGCCGGGCCGTGCTCTGGCAGCGCCCGGACATCCTGCTCACCACGCCCGAGTCGCTGGAGTCGATGCTGGTCAGCGTCAACGTCGACCACCGGCTGTTCTTCGCCGGCCTGCGGGCGGTGGTGGTGGACGAGGTGCACGCGTTCGCCGGGGACGACCGGGGATGGCACCTGCTCGCCGTACTCGAACGGTTGACGAGGGTGACCGGCCGGCCACTGCAACGGGTGGGCCTGTCCGCGACGGTCGGCAACCCCGACGAGCTGCTGACCTGGCTCCAGGGTTCCGGGGCAGGTGCCCGGCCGGGCAGCGTGGTCGCCCCCGAACTGGCGACGACGCCACCGGCTGCGGAACCCGCCGCGCCGCCACCCGGGCAGATCGAACTCGACCACGTCGGGTCACTCACCAACGCCGCGACGGTCATCTCCGCCCTGCACCCCGGCCAGAAGCGGTTGGTCTTCTGCGAGTCCCGGCAGACCGTCGAGGAACTCGGGCAGCTGCTGCGCGAGCGGGGCACCACCACCTTCCTGTCCCACGCCTCCCTCTCCGCCGACGAACGACGCCGGTCCGAGCAGGCGTTCGCCGAAGCCCGGGACTGCGTCATCGTCTCCACCAGCACCCTCGAACTCGGCATCGACGTGGGTGACCTCGACCGGGTCATCCAGATCGACTCCCCGGCGACGGTGGCGTCGTTCCTGCAACGGTTGGGGCGCACCGGCCGCCGGCCGGGCAGCATCCGCAACTGTCTCTTCCTCTGCCGCAGCGCGGCGGAGCTGACCAGAGCGGCGGCGCTGCTGCTGCTGTGGGGACGCGGGTGGGTGGAGCCGGTCGTCGCGCCGCCCGAACCCCGGCACATCGTCGCCCAGCAGATGATGGCGCTCTGCCTCCAGGAACACCGCGTCGGCGACCGGCTCTGGCCGACGGCGTGGAACGGGTTGGGACCCTTCGGACCCGGCGCCGAGCCGATCGTCCGTCACCTCGTCGACCAGGGATATCTCGATGGCGACGGTGGGCTGCTGTTCATCGGCCCGGAGGCGGAACGGCGCTTCGGTCGTCGGCATTTCACGGAGATGACAGCGGTCTTCACCGGCCCGCCCGAGTTCACCGTGCTGCACGGCCGGACCGAACTGGGCCGGGTCGACCCGAGCCTGCTCACCGAGGAGGTACCCGGGGAACGGCGGCTTCTGCTCGGCGGACGCGGCTGGCGGGTGACGTACGTCGACTGGCGTCGTCGCCGGTGCTTCGTCGAGCCGGCGGACGGGGGTGGGCGGGCCCGCTGGACCTCGTCGGGCTGGGTCGGCTCGGGGCATGCGTTGACCCGCGCGATGCGCGACGTCCTCCTCGGCGCGGATCCACCGGTCCGGCTGACCGCTCGGGCGAAGACCCGGCTGGCAGCTGAACGGGACGAGCGGTCGGCGCTGGTACACCCGGGCGGCAGCCTGATCGTTCGCACCGACCGCGGAGACCTGCTGTGGTGGACCTGGGCCGGTCTGCGGGCGAACGCGACGTTGACGGCGACCCTCGGCGAGGTCGTCGACCCCGTGCAGCGCTTCGATGACCACGCCATCCGGCTCCGCGAGAACCTGACGCCGCGCGAGTGGCGGTCCCTGGTCGCCGACGCCGCGCACCGACTGTGCCTACCGGAGGTGAATGACCGGGCCCTCGCCGGGTTGAAGTTCAGCGCCGCCCTGCCGGAACGCCTGGCGCGGGCCACCCTCGCCGCCCGCCTCGCGGACCTCCCCGCAGCGGCGGCCGTCCTGGACGAACCCGTCCGGTTTGTCACCGTCTCCCGCTGA
- a CDS encoding putative bifunctional diguanylate cyclase/phosphodiesterase has translation MHTPPGMVGVALSSAVVAVLGVGLLTVAARRRGSPHRQAYTLFAAGGAVTVVGLLLALAATLAAAEHWEHEQGRRVGWATVLAVGTAVSALLFGMGLLRLPGIAANRSAAVRLALDGLVVAAALWFVGWVLLSEPTRLLGADTPAGCPSVLIASVSAALITGLAAIVVIRSPAPRPGLTALGAGVTAASTGGLGLATGLCQSGAGLALVGAVVLALGLLVAAVAALRSAAPCELDHDVTRRDGEYAVVPMFAMAASAMYHLLHDGRFDALGIVAGSVEGFALVARQYLTLHDVRGYARRLAEREAHFRELAHTDPLTGLANRRGLLRALHRGAAAGVPCVLLGLDLDGFKNVNDMRGHDVGDAVLAEVGRRLRGNLRPGDLAARLGGDEFAVLMHGGPAEAGVVAERLLGVLGHPYDQPEGPVFLSVSIGLAGWAGEPDVELLLRHADLALRYAKQRGKNRVERYDGAYDRLLRRRTTVEHELRGAIERDELRLVFQPVASLPSVRPVGAEALLRWHHPELGTVRPDEFIPLAEECGMIAKLGAWVLHQACWQLSRWLADGHDVWVSVNVSPRELHAPEYVVQVAEALRAHHVPPQRLVLEVTEHAVATDLDELIRRLTALRLTGVRIALDDFGAGYSSLGQLRRLPIDILKIDHGLVAEHEPVRPVGRDGPAFAPMVDIVMRLGHQFGLEVIAEGVTTPTELAAVVAAGCRFGQGALFGWGVPAEHLEAMLEAATSPGARPAALPPPPPPAPARPAPSPLLPRLRSNPPAPSVPAPRASQEGHEQAERGRQGASGPDTPTSVNQNMG, from the coding sequence GTGCACACACCCCCCGGCATGGTAGGCGTGGCGCTGTCGAGCGCCGTGGTCGCCGTGCTGGGCGTCGGTCTGCTGACGGTCGCCGCCCGCCGCCGCGGCTCGCCGCACCGCCAGGCGTACACGCTCTTCGCCGCCGGCGGCGCGGTCACCGTGGTCGGCCTGCTGCTCGCGCTGGCCGCCACGCTCGCCGCGGCCGAGCACTGGGAGCACGAACAGGGCCGCCGGGTGGGGTGGGCGACCGTGCTCGCGGTCGGGACGGCGGTCAGCGCGCTGCTGTTCGGCATGGGCCTGCTCCGGCTCCCCGGCATCGCGGCCAACCGCTCGGCGGCGGTCCGGCTCGCCCTCGACGGGTTGGTCGTCGCCGCCGCACTGTGGTTCGTCGGCTGGGTGCTGCTGTCCGAGCCGACCCGGCTGCTCGGGGCGGACACGCCCGCCGGATGCCCCTCCGTCCTGATCGCCTCGGTGAGCGCCGCCCTGATCACCGGGCTCGCCGCGATCGTCGTGATCCGGTCTCCCGCGCCACGCCCCGGTCTGACCGCGCTCGGCGCGGGCGTGACGGCCGCTTCCACCGGCGGGCTCGGGCTCGCCACCGGGCTCTGCCAGTCCGGCGCGGGGCTGGCCCTCGTCGGCGCGGTCGTGCTCGCCCTGGGGCTGCTCGTCGCCGCGGTGGCGGCGTTGCGTAGCGCCGCGCCCTGCGAACTCGACCACGACGTCACCCGCCGCGACGGCGAGTACGCGGTGGTGCCGATGTTCGCCATGGCCGCCTCGGCGATGTACCACCTCCTCCATGACGGCCGCTTCGACGCGCTCGGCATCGTCGCCGGCAGCGTGGAGGGCTTCGCCCTGGTGGCCCGGCAGTACCTGACCCTGCACGACGTGCGCGGCTACGCCCGCCGGCTCGCCGAGCGCGAGGCGCACTTCCGGGAACTGGCCCACACCGACCCGTTGACCGGCCTGGCCAACCGGCGCGGGCTGCTGCGGGCGCTGCACCGGGGCGCGGCAGCCGGCGTCCCCTGCGTGCTGCTGGGCCTCGACCTCGACGGCTTCAAGAACGTCAACGACATGCGTGGGCACGACGTGGGCGACGCCGTGCTGGCCGAGGTGGGCCGGCGGCTGCGCGGCAACCTGCGCCCCGGCGACCTGGCCGCCCGCCTCGGCGGCGACGAGTTCGCGGTGCTGATGCACGGCGGCCCGGCCGAGGCCGGCGTCGTCGCCGAACGGCTGCTCGGGGTGCTGGGCCACCCCTACGACCAGCCCGAGGGCCCGGTGTTCCTGTCGGTCAGCATCGGGCTGGCCGGGTGGGCCGGCGAGCCCGACGTGGAACTGCTGCTGCGCCACGCCGACCTGGCCCTGCGGTACGCCAAGCAGCGCGGCAAGAACCGGGTCGAACGCTACGACGGCGCGTACGACCGGCTGCTGCGCCGCCGCACCACCGTGGAGCACGAGCTGCGGGGCGCGATCGAACGTGACGAGCTGCGGCTGGTCTTCCAGCCGGTGGCCTCGCTGCCCTCGGTCCGCCCGGTCGGGGCCGAGGCCCTGCTGCGCTGGCACCACCCCGAGCTGGGCACCGTCCGCCCCGACGAGTTCATCCCCCTCGCCGAGGAGTGCGGGATGATCGCCAAGCTGGGCGCCTGGGTGCTGCACCAGGCCTGCTGGCAGCTGTCCCGCTGGCTGGCCGACGGCCACGACGTCTGGGTGTCGGTGAACGTCTCACCCCGCGAGCTGCACGCCCCGGAGTACGTCGTCCAGGTCGCCGAGGCGCTGCGCGCCCACCACGTGCCGCCGCAGCGCCTCGTGCTGGAGGTCACCGAGCACGCCGTCGCCACCGACCTCGACGAGCTGATCCGGCGGCTGACCGCGTTGCGGCTGACCGGCGTGCGGATCGCGTTGGACGACTTCGGTGCCGGCTACTCGTCGCTGGGGCAGCTGCGCCGGTTGCCGATCGACATTCTCAAGATCGACCACGGTCTGGTGGCCGAGCACGAGCCCGTCCGTCCCGTGGGTCGGGACGGGCCGGCGTTCGCCCCGATGGTCGACATCGTGATGCGGCTCGGGCACCAGTTCGGGTTGGAGGTCATCGCCGAGGGGGTGACCACTCCCACGGAACTGGCCGCCGTCGTCGCCGCCGGCTGCCGGTTCGGGCAGGGCGCGCTGTTCGGTTGGGGCGTCCCGGCGGAACACCTGGAGGCGATGCTGGAGGCCGCCACGTCGCCGGGCGCCCGCCCGGCGGCGCTGCCGCCGCCCCCGCCGCCCGCGCCCGCACGACCCGCGCCGTCGCCGCTGCTGCCGCGCCTGCGGTCGAACCCGCCGGCCCCGTCGGTGCCCGCCCCGCGCGCCTCCCAGGAGGGTCACGAGCAGGCCGAACGTGGCCGCCAGGGCGCGTCGGGTCCCGACACGCCGACGTCCGTTAACCAGAATATGGGATGA
- a CDS encoding acetolactate synthase large subunit — protein sequence MTRPTPETLAHSARRRTAAEAATDPGPAGAVRPAVPSAAPGVRAPAPTQVSGAGSLVRSLEALGVEVVFGIPGGAILPAYDPLYDSTVRHILVRHEQGAGHAATGYAQATGRVGVCIATSGPGATNLVTPIADAYMDSVPMVAITGQVPRPAIGTDAFQEADIQGITLPITKHNFLVQSAEEIPQVLAEAFHLASTGRPGPVLVDIPKDVLQAATTFAWPPTLDLPGYRPTLHPHGKQIREAARLISAARRPVLYVGGGVLKAGATEGLRKLAELTGIPVVTTLMALGAFPDSHRQHLGMPGMHGTVAAVYGLQKADLLIALGARFDDRVTGRLDSFAPDATVVHADIDPAEIGKNRHAEVPIVGDAKHVIDELLAAVTAERAAGHSADLSDWWTQLDDLRSRYPLGYEEPADGTLAPQFVIKRLGEIVGPDAIYVAGVGQHQMWASQFISYEKPQTWLNSGGAGTMGYAVPAAMGAKVGRPDTTVWAIDGDGCFQMTNQELATCALEGIPVKIAVINNGNLGMVRQWQTLFYGERYSNTELGTHKHRIPDFVKLAEALGCIGLRCENAEDVDKVIEAAMAIDDAPVVIDFVVGKDAMVWPMVAAGTSNDEIMFARDVRPAFDEDDI from the coding sequence ATGACGAGACCCACGCCAGAGACCCTCGCCCACTCCGCCCGGCGCCGCACGGCCGCCGAGGCCGCGACCGACCCCGGCCCCGCCGGTGCGGTCCGCCCCGCCGTCCCGTCCGCCGCCCCGGGGGTACGCGCCCCCGCCCCGACCCAGGTCTCCGGCGCCGGCTCCCTGGTGCGGTCCCTCGAGGCGCTCGGTGTCGAGGTCGTCTTCGGCATCCCCGGCGGGGCGATCCTGCCCGCCTACGACCCGCTGTACGACTCCACGGTCCGCCACATCCTGGTCCGCCACGAGCAGGGCGCCGGTCACGCGGCCACCGGCTACGCGCAGGCCACCGGCCGGGTCGGGGTGTGCATCGCCACCTCCGGTCCGGGCGCGACGAACCTGGTCACCCCGATCGCCGACGCGTACATGGACTCGGTGCCGATGGTGGCGATCACCGGCCAGGTGCCGCGGCCCGCGATCGGCACGGACGCCTTCCAGGAGGCGGACATCCAGGGCATCACCCTGCCGATCACGAAGCACAACTTCCTCGTGCAGAGCGCCGAGGAGATCCCCCAGGTGCTGGCCGAGGCGTTCCACCTGGCCTCGACCGGTCGGCCCGGCCCGGTCCTGGTCGACATCCCCAAGGACGTCCTGCAGGCCGCCACCACGTTCGCCTGGCCGCCCACGCTGGACCTGCCGGGCTACCGGCCGACCCTGCACCCGCACGGCAAGCAGATCCGCGAGGCGGCCCGGCTGATCAGCGCGGCCCGCCGGCCGGTGCTCTACGTCGGCGGCGGCGTGCTCAAGGCGGGGGCCACCGAAGGGCTGCGCAAGCTGGCCGAGCTGACCGGCATCCCGGTGGTCACCACCCTGATGGCGCTGGGCGCGTTCCCCGACTCCCACCGGCAACACCTGGGCATGCCCGGCATGCACGGCACCGTCGCGGCGGTCTACGGCCTCCAGAAGGCCGACCTGCTCATCGCCCTGGGGGCGCGGTTCGACGACCGGGTCACCGGCCGGCTCGACTCGTTCGCTCCCGACGCCACCGTGGTGCACGCCGACATCGACCCGGCCGAGATCGGCAAGAACCGGCACGCGGAGGTGCCGATCGTCGGTGACGCCAAGCACGTCATCGACGAGCTGCTGGCGGCGGTCACCGCCGAGCGCGCGGCGGGTCACTCCGCCGACCTGTCCGACTGGTGGACGCAGCTCGACGACCTGCGCAGCCGCTACCCGCTGGGGTACGAGGAACCCGCCGACGGCACCCTGGCCCCGCAGTTCGTGATCAAGCGGCTGGGCGAGATCGTCGGCCCGGACGCGATCTACGTGGCCGGGGTGGGCCAGCACCAGATGTGGGCCTCCCAGTTCATCTCGTACGAGAAGCCCCAGACCTGGCTGAACTCCGGCGGCGCGGGCACGATGGGCTACGCGGTGCCGGCGGCGATGGGCGCGAAGGTCGGCAGGCCGGACACGACGGTCTGGGCGATCGACGGCGACGGCTGCTTCCAGATGACCAACCAGGAGCTGGCGACCTGCGCCCTGGAGGGCATCCCGGTCAAGATCGCGGTGATCAACAACGGCAACCTGGGCATGGTCCGCCAGTGGCAGACCCTGTTCTACGGGGAGCGCTACTCCAACACCGAACTCGGCACCCACAAGCACCGCATCCCCGACTTCGTGAAGCTGGCCGAGGCGCTCGGCTGCATCGGGCTGCGCTGCGAGAACGCCGAGGACGTCGACAAGGTGATCGAGGCGGCCATGGCGATCGACGACGCGCCGGTCGTCATCGACTTCGTGGTCGGCAAGGACGCCATGGTGTGGCCGATGGTCGCCGCCGGCACCAGCAACGACGAGATCATGTTCGCCCGGGACGTCCGCCCGGCCTTCGACGAGGACGACATCTAG